The Deinococcus sonorensis KR-87 genome includes a window with the following:
- a CDS encoding ATP-binding protein: protein MINLKALLLQIGPRFGILATASTSELKVIASNTDVAVGDLFLLPSTRGAARIYIFRATEYANVLSRELDPSDIARNKLTMPDSYFSESLAEALLLELKGSVLGYAEQKQQGQDSWSFHRPRRLPEHFTEVFRVDAENPAMPAVMKTLLGEQLGQNGLFMGHLLAGEAAIPVPVYLPAYALSHHIGVFGRTGSGKSNLMMVLLSSVLNYNRTCPVQRASLLAVDPHDEFRTWHASTGGADGYRGLIASLTPQECDEHASPFYYLTAKELPGGGMERTLKLSRADITPEDLVTISEYTEQQTAYAGAQYARHGERWIEETLMTNPEDQDTGYLAGTVSAVQRRLGFLRRGQTRIITPFNLDFGDQYDSLLPDILCSLEAGRVLIIDTTLMTELEQFLLTTVIARALFALRRALRSTEHGEDLERNLRKTLGNDDSHGTVGQRTLADELVRRLDDERLPYLLDGQVRSTDTLPFVNVVIEEAPSILNPDRMRFGSVFRDISRQGRKFGIGLTVVSQQVSEIDKGVLTQINTELIMALGNETERKEAIRNASADLSGFERELQVMGKGQVLVAASYKDLPLPVQIPTYTSFVKRDGF, encoded by the coding sequence ATGATTAACTTAAAAGCTTTGCTTTTACAAATCGGCCCCCGCTTTGGTATTCTGGCGACCGCCAGTACAAGCGAACTGAAAGTCATCGCGAGCAACACCGACGTCGCGGTCGGCGACCTGTTCCTACTGCCTAGCACACGTGGGGCAGCGCGCATCTATATTTTCCGAGCCACCGAGTACGCTAACGTGCTGTCGCGTGAACTGGACCCCAGTGACATCGCTCGCAACAAGCTAACTATGCCCGACAGCTACTTTAGCGAGAGCTTAGCAGAGGCACTGCTGCTGGAACTGAAAGGTAGTGTGCTGGGCTACGCTGAACAGAAGCAGCAGGGTCAGGATAGCTGGAGCTTTCATCGACCGCGCCGACTGCCCGAGCATTTTACCGAGGTATTCCGGGTCGACGCGGAGAACCCCGCTATGCCAGCCGTCATGAAGACGCTGCTGGGGGAGCAACTCGGGCAGAACGGGCTGTTCATGGGGCACCTGCTGGCTGGAGAGGCAGCCATCCCAGTACCGGTTTATCTGCCTGCTTACGCCCTGAGCCACCACATTGGGGTATTTGGGCGCACTGGCAGCGGCAAGAGCAACCTTATGATGGTGCTCCTCTCCAGCGTGCTGAACTACAACCGCACCTGCCCGGTGCAGCGGGCCAGCCTACTCGCGGTCGATCCGCACGACGAGTTCCGGACCTGGCACGCCAGCACCGGTGGGGCCGATGGCTACCGGGGTTTGATTGCCAGCCTAACACCCCAGGAATGCGACGAGCACGCTAGCCCTTTCTATTACCTGACCGCGAAGGAGCTGCCAGGGGGTGGTATGGAGCGCACCCTGAAGCTCAGCCGCGCCGACATCACGCCCGAAGATCTAGTCACTATCAGCGAGTACACCGAGCAGCAGACCGCCTACGCTGGAGCGCAGTACGCGCGGCACGGTGAACGCTGGATCGAAGAGACCCTCATGACCAACCCTGAGGATCAGGACACCGGCTACCTAGCGGGCACCGTGAGCGCCGTTCAGCGCCGTCTAGGATTTCTACGGCGTGGCCAGACCCGAATAATCACGCCATTCAATCTTGATTTCGGTGACCAGTACGACAGCTTACTACCCGACATCCTATGCTCGCTGGAAGCCGGGCGGGTACTGATTATCGATACCACCCTAATGACCGAATTAGAACAGTTTCTGCTGACCACCGTCATCGCACGCGCGCTATTCGCGCTGCGCCGCGCTTTAAGGAGCACCGAGCATGGTGAAGACTTGGAGCGCAACCTGCGCAAGACGCTGGGTAACGACGACTCGCACGGTACGGTGGGGCAGCGTACCCTGGCTGACGAGCTTGTGCGCCGCCTTGATGACGAGCGCTTACCCTACTTGCTTGATGGACAGGTGCGCAGCACGGACACGTTGCCGTTCGTTAATGTGGTGATTGAGGAAGCGCCAAGCATTCTCAATCCCGACCGCATGCGCTTTGGTAGCGTATTCCGAGACATCAGCCGCCAGGGGCGTAAATTCGGAATTGGGTTGACTGTGGTAAGCCAGCAGGTGAGCGAGATAGATAAAGGCGTGCTAACGCAGATCAATACTGAGTTAATCATGGCGCTGGGAAACGAGACCGAGCGGAAAGAAGCGATACGTAACGCTAGTGCAGACCTTTCAGGATTTGAACGGGAACTACAAGTGATGGGAAAGGGTCAGGTACTAGTAGCGGCGAGTTACAAGGACTTGCCATTGCCGGTCCAAATTCCTACGTATACCAGTTTTGTCAAACGGGACGGATTCTGA
- a CDS encoding DUF6884 domain-containing protein: MTNQLPSIIVISSCTGAKLSKPEGQLTLDDFRQGSEHVKEREGALKPYLTSAKRMYTGQQHVQVSQAFDLLSANKDLTSTLKIISAGYGLIDDNTLIAPYETTFNDLSSREVLAWSRQLKIHDDLNVAIRDYDIVVFLLGENYLKSAQLPLVNRSEQSFIFLASGGSARSIPKHSVRQAIMTLANKDAKRFGYGLVGLKGFLFYQLARMVAENPEVLRLWHADPQAAINALESWQENRTATPLLSLPESEPLLAARVDNTATPTDGPRLVPGIHRSNLGFNPLGLSSEEFYPRPQHRLTERPRTRFTVVINNRDKLKITKDEHGNPLPAPRVDRIWKYIEGYGTPDGPRGYLTSLAYHNPSNEPLPETEEGNIYDCGAWSYKNEPYPILKKKDGPLTPERAMRLYEAAGARKGIDIIVSPDMMILDSDTLKRAAEKIEVSLQFAQEMMPLAQGHRLMAVTHGTFEQRHYMMEKYLEMGYTHIALGSLAMKSSRDPQFVYKCVSDAVKYRENFKGIYIHVLGVSSIRWAATLTHLGVDSFDGSSMYMEAFTGGKYLQYLPSSARLIKNHKIVTNAPWSNELPVCKCPACHAMRAEGWDTRAQGGSRKDFQDRPYNGGNEANMGRAVHNINMYLRALNESQYRIYNGDDSLIIKSDFSSQAFGSTLTKPLLFEATRELN, translated from the coding sequence ATGACGAACCAACTTCCCAGCATCATCGTGATCAGCTCCTGTACTGGGGCCAAGCTTTCCAAACCCGAGGGTCAGTTGACGCTGGACGATTTCCGCCAGGGAAGTGAACACGTCAAGGAGCGCGAAGGGGCCCTGAAGCCTTACCTGACCTCGGCCAAGCGTATGTACACTGGCCAGCAGCATGTGCAGGTGAGTCAGGCCTTCGACCTACTAAGCGCCAACAAGGACCTAACGAGCACCCTAAAGATCATCAGCGCTGGGTACGGGTTGATTGACGACAATACGTTGATCGCGCCGTATGAGACGACCTTTAACGACCTGAGCAGCAGGGAAGTGCTGGCTTGGAGTCGGCAACTAAAGATACATGACGACTTGAATGTGGCCATCCGCGACTACGACATAGTGGTGTTCCTGCTCGGCGAAAATTACTTAAAGTCGGCGCAGTTGCCGCTGGTAAATCGGTCCGAGCAGAGCTTCATCTTCCTTGCGAGCGGCGGCAGTGCTCGCAGCATTCCCAAGCACAGCGTTAGGCAGGCAATCATGACGCTGGCCAACAAAGATGCAAAGCGGTTCGGTTATGGCTTGGTGGGTCTAAAGGGCTTCCTGTTCTACCAACTGGCCCGGATGGTGGCCGAGAACCCCGAGGTGCTGCGGCTTTGGCACGCTGACCCCCAAGCTGCCATCAACGCGCTGGAAAGCTGGCAGGAAAACCGCACCGCCACCCCCTTACTCAGCCTGCCGGAATCCGAACCGTTACTTGCTGCGCGCGTCGACAACACGGCCACCCCTACTGACGGCCCACGGCTGGTGCCCGGCATTCACCGCAGCAACCTGGGATTCAACCCCCTAGGCCTGAGCAGTGAGGAGTTCTACCCCAGGCCCCAGCACCGACTTACCGAGAGACCGAGAACGCGCTTTACGGTGGTCATCAACAATCGTGACAAGCTAAAGATCACAAAAGACGAGCACGGCAATCCACTGCCTGCCCCCCGAGTAGATCGCATCTGGAAGTACATCGAGGGCTACGGTACCCCTGACGGCCCGCGCGGCTACTTGACCAGCTTGGCGTACCATAACCCCTCCAACGAGCCGTTGCCAGAGACCGAGGAAGGCAACATCTACGATTGCGGGGCCTGGAGTTACAAAAACGAGCCGTACCCCATTCTGAAAAAAAAGGACGGCCCTTTGACGCCTGAGAGAGCCATGCGGTTGTATGAGGCAGCAGGCGCACGCAAGGGCATCGACATCATCGTATCGCCAGATATGATGATTCTGGACAGTGACACCTTGAAAAGGGCGGCGGAGAAAATCGAGGTGTCACTGCAATTTGCGCAGGAAATGATGCCGCTTGCACAGGGACACCGGCTGATGGCAGTCACGCATGGCACTTTTGAGCAACGGCATTATATGATGGAAAAGTACTTAGAGATGGGTTATACACACATAGCTTTGGGTAGCTTGGCGATGAAATCTAGTCGCGATCCACAGTTTGTTTATAAATGTGTGAGCGATGCGGTTAAATATCGAGAGAATTTTAAGGGTATATACATACACGTTCTAGGTGTTTCCAGCATACGATGGGCGGCTACGTTAACTCACCTCGGAGTAGACTCTTTCGACGGCTCCAGCATGTATATGGAAGCCTTCACAGGGGGCAAATACTTACAATATTTGCCAAGCTCGGCACGTCTCATAAAAAATCACAAAATTGTTACAAACGCTCCATGGAGCAACGAACTGCCCGTTTGCAAATGCCCAGCCTGTCACGCTATGCGAGCTGAAGGATGGGACACACGAGCTCAAGGAGGCAGTAGGAAAGATTTCCAAGATAGACCATATAATGGAGGTAACGAGGCGAACATGGGCAGGGCTGTACATAACATAAATATGTACCTAAGAGCACTCAACGAATCTCAATATAGAATTTATAATGGTGATGATTCACTTATAATAAAATCAGATTTTAGCAGCCAAGCTTTTGGCTCAACTCTCACCAAACCCTTACTTTTTGAAGCTACTAGAGAGCTCAATTAA
- a CDS encoding ATP-dependent helicase gives MTSPALPGTLSLTDFYAFMPRLPDGSLSLSSDQQQALEHDFALPLWVIAGPGTGKTHTLVWLVLKRLLVDGVPPQRLMLTTFTRKAATELRTRLIQARQAMVDAGLKAAEGIDLSQLMLGTLHELASEVLQRERYHETLRVRLLGDELTQQFFVRRSRNPLMDCDDLTFWQRFKFIKGADVFPPNKAKRAEYACKLFNRMTENSVDLSLLRSSGEPHLVVLADAYDAYLTNLHKGHRSDQGLLQRHFLDYLKSPAGQGWVDQGLTLLVDEYQDTNPIQEEIYFHLAGTRGDLTVVGDDDQSLYRFRGATVEALTSFDLACRHFLGRQPVPLYLTENRRSHPQIVDWVNAYIGGHPEMVDPVVRVRAPGKPLLVAKSGMTGTYPAVAAIAEGANPQAAQKVAALVAGLIQDGLVSDPSQIALLTFSTRETTHGVGPYVDAIRAQGLSVYNPRSRRAHVDARLLALVGAFSLILDPDYAEANLVAGLPRGVPKYIQDARAAFVQLIDGGLYPELESYVIDSRSAIAAATIDPANPFLKRKGGQQVILSMLLFKLLSQEPFASDLRDAEGGERIKALNLIMAEYEALFSDGRIKLASDPGGGSRVDGWTVYNFYSVFVEGIHDGLNDPEDSEMTLQPGAVNVMTIHQSKGLEFEVVIVLRPDKQPFVSDTHELEDQFHTFSAHPTKPTHRRSQEERAAEDAIRLFFVAYSRAKRLLVVAGQLHPKCAPSWDRVMGAAFGSGKISKRADLAGLGAHLL, from the coding sequence TTGACCTCGCCAGCCCTGCCAGGAACCCTTTCCCTAACCGACTTCTACGCTTTTATGCCCAGGCTCCCTGACGGCTCTCTCTCGCTCAGTTCCGACCAGCAGCAGGCCTTGGAGCATGACTTCGCGCTGCCACTCTGGGTGATCGCCGGGCCGGGTACCGGTAAGACGCACACCCTGGTGTGGTTAGTCCTTAAGCGGTTGTTGGTCGACGGTGTCCCGCCACAGCGCTTGATGCTCACGACCTTTACTCGTAAGGCCGCCACCGAACTGCGTACGCGATTGATTCAGGCCCGGCAGGCGATGGTCGATGCAGGCCTAAAGGCGGCGGAAGGTATCGACCTGTCGCAACTGATGCTCGGCACCCTGCATGAACTGGCGAGCGAGGTGCTGCAGCGCGAGCGCTACCACGAGACGCTGCGGGTGCGCCTGCTGGGCGACGAGTTGACCCAGCAGTTCTTCGTGCGCCGCTCACGAAATCCCCTGATGGACTGCGACGACCTAACCTTCTGGCAGCGCTTCAAGTTCATCAAGGGCGCGGACGTCTTCCCGCCCAACAAGGCCAAGCGGGCCGAGTATGCATGCAAGCTGTTCAACCGTATGACGGAAAATAGCGTCGACCTTTCCCTGCTGCGCTCATCGGGCGAGCCGCATCTTGTGGTGCTGGCCGACGCCTACGACGCCTACCTGACTAATTTACACAAAGGGCACCGCTCAGACCAAGGGCTGCTTCAACGCCACTTCCTGGACTACCTGAAGTCGCCGGCCGGACAAGGGTGGGTCGATCAGGGCCTCACGCTGCTGGTGGACGAGTACCAGGACACCAACCCTATCCAGGAGGAGATTTACTTCCACCTTGCAGGCACCCGGGGAGACCTGACGGTGGTGGGCGACGATGACCAGAGCCTGTACCGCTTCCGCGGAGCGACCGTTGAGGCCCTGACGAGTTTCGACCTGGCCTGCCGGCACTTCCTGGGCCGTCAGCCGGTGCCGCTCTACCTGACTGAGAACCGCCGCAGCCACCCTCAAATCGTTGACTGGGTCAACGCTTACATCGGCGGCCACCCGGAGATGGTTGACCCAGTGGTGCGCGTCCGGGCGCCCGGAAAGCCCCTGCTGGTAGCGAAGTCGGGCATGACCGGAACCTACCCGGCGGTCGCGGCCATCGCCGAAGGCGCCAACCCACAGGCGGCCCAGAAGGTCGCGGCACTGGTCGCCGGTTTGATACAGGACGGGCTGGTGTCCGACCCCAGCCAGATTGCCCTTCTGACCTTTAGCACCCGCGAGACCACTCACGGGGTCGGCCCGTACGTCGATGCCATCCGGGCCCAGGGTCTGTCTGTCTACAACCCGCGCAGCCGCCGGGCACACGTCGACGCGCGCCTGCTCGCGCTAGTCGGGGCGTTCAGTCTGATTCTCGACCCCGACTACGCCGAGGCGAACCTGGTGGCGGGTTTACCGAGGGGAGTGCCGAAATACATCCAGGACGCACGGGCCGCTTTCGTGCAGCTGATCGACGGCGGACTGTATCCAGAGCTGGAATCCTATGTCATCGACTCGCGCAGCGCCATCGCGGCCGCCACCATCGACCCCGCGAATCCTTTCCTGAAGCGGAAGGGAGGGCAGCAGGTGATTCTGTCGATGCTGCTCTTCAAGCTGCTTAGCCAGGAGCCCTTCGCCAGTGACCTGCGCGACGCTGAGGGGGGTGAGCGCATCAAGGCGCTGAACCTGATCATGGCCGAGTACGAGGCGCTGTTCAGCGACGGCCGCATCAAGCTGGCGAGCGACCCCGGCGGCGGCAGCCGGGTCGACGGCTGGACCGTCTACAACTTCTACTCGGTATTCGTCGAGGGCATCCACGATGGCTTGAACGATCCAGAAGACTCTGAAATGACCCTCCAGCCGGGTGCGGTGAACGTGATGACCATCCATCAATCCAAGGGGCTGGAGTTCGAGGTAGTGATTGTGTTGCGCCCGGATAAGCAGCCGTTTGTTTCCGACACACACGAACTCGAAGACCAGTTCCATACCTTCTCGGCACATCCGACCAAGCCCACCCACCGACGCTCACAGGAGGAACGCGCCGCCGAGGACGCCATCCGCCTGTTCTTCGTGGCGTACTCGCGGGCCAAGCGCCTCCTGGTGGTGGCCGGACAACTACACCCCAAGTGTGCCCCAAGTTGGGACCGGGTGATGGGCGCTGCCTTCGGCAGCGGCAAGATCAGCAAAAGGGCCGACCTCGCCGGCCTAGGAGCGCACCTGCTATGA
- a CDS encoding PD-(D/E)XK nuclease family protein — MSFTDTLKAGGWSIPPLRSEEHIRKYSTTGDILAYKRCKRQYGIFGVRGFAPSSDTQAYFGTLTHDVLDAINREYKVTGKIPAEADIQVLVDQAHDRLWRSGVRPYNASWQRERVALLISRFVELAGHSFFKHVQETEYQLERAMTTPNGQPYVLSGVVDVLAGAVCEDLELPFPTHHDDVEIWDYKSGRRPKKGDPALRDYEFQMRMYARIYELRTGRPPARCVLVFLGELADDDSYKAAKGKAYRFPELFYPVHPDPARVHEVETDFHDTVDAIEVERALAYSAQWTAPTTPVDEQTCEACDLRPNCASYPKGAKLRAEAL; from the coding sequence ATGAGTTTTACTGACACTCTTAAGGCCGGCGGGTGGAGCATCCCGCCCCTGCGTTCGGAGGAGCACATCCGCAAGTACAGCACTACCGGTGACATCCTGGCTTACAAGCGCTGCAAGCGTCAGTACGGCATATTCGGGGTGCGTGGCTTCGCGCCCAGCAGCGACACGCAGGCCTACTTCGGCACGCTGACACACGACGTGCTCGACGCCATCAACCGCGAGTATAAGGTCACGGGGAAAATTCCCGCCGAGGCAGATATTCAGGTGCTGGTCGATCAGGCGCATGACCGTCTATGGCGTTCCGGAGTGCGACCGTACAACGCCTCATGGCAACGGGAACGGGTGGCACTGCTCATCTCCCGCTTCGTGGAACTCGCCGGGCACTCTTTTTTTAAGCATGTCCAGGAGACTGAGTACCAGCTGGAACGGGCCATGACGACCCCCAACGGTCAGCCGTATGTGCTCAGCGGGGTGGTGGATGTGCTCGCAGGTGCCGTGTGTGAGGACTTGGAGTTGCCGTTTCCTACCCACCACGATGATGTCGAGATCTGGGATTACAAGTCCGGGCGGCGGCCGAAGAAAGGGGACCCCGCCCTGCGCGACTACGAGTTTCAAATGCGGATGTACGCTCGGATCTATGAACTGCGTACGGGTCGCCCCCCGGCCCGTTGCGTGCTGGTCTTCCTGGGCGAACTGGCCGACGATGACAGCTACAAGGCAGCCAAGGGGAAGGCCTACCGGTTCCCCGAATTGTTCTATCCGGTCCATCCGGACCCGGCGCGCGTGCACGAGGTTGAGACCGACTTTCATGACACCGTAGATGCCATCGAGGTGGAGCGGGCACTGGCCTACAGCGCGCAGTGGACCGCACCGACGACTCCAGTCGATGAACAGACCTGCGAGGCCTGCGACTTGCGCCCCAACTGCGCCAGCTACCCCAAGGGTGCGAAACTGCGGGCCGAGGCGTTGTGA
- a CDS encoding DEAD/DEAH box helicase, protein MLQPVQQAALEAGLIGSAQRRNFIVSAPTNAGKTLVGDLACLDALRQGQRAVLLEPLRALAQEKHEEWVARITQLRTLLGRDIRVTLSTGDYRLEDEHFTDLPATGELIVATPEKLEALLRRPEHQAWFEGIGVVVVDEAHLISNPRRGPTLELLLSRLKAMPSPPRFVLLSGTVGNTDAAQAWLAPCEVVRVTQRTSPLSLSVLPVPPLPEGKADDVATEWLQTQLLDPAHRALVFVYQTASAEKLARHLCTALGTEVASAYHARLPKVQRDAVRAAFLSGETRVVVSTTALAMGLNLPCTHVLVRDAAFPGVGRVEVDTLLQMLGRAGRGQTPGTGAVVVKSTDGWEAEELRHALHHPQFADLTSAFDRLDNSERGPAEQVVATLLAAQVNPVPAANLEDLLRHSLGGPRLAGQVRGALAWLERQKLAYRESPMPGAVGGPVRFALTLLGRRTVRAVVPLPFAAGYAQLLRDLMLTEASDDLLEHWRPMDTLLLLNLLHERPPNLGWRFSEALVQKVDSWCEEFGADAPLLARYMRGAPETSRADELLGSLGIAPAGRKGKAEARKLAYLGLARAAVLFERSRGRAVGDVELRWSIKNLAGLEERWRDDLLWLLGGLGHLLDVHCFYFYLREHCAANDARVRRVKVALKRQRRQTYGLIEGLKRCSPLGGLLDLIRKQQLGRKPKIGLTSLRKLEDAGVTDLNVLMGLTAADLHALGLRRDFAQQVVRFLQRRRAA, encoded by the coding sequence GTGCTCCAGCCAGTGCAGCAAGCTGCCCTCGAAGCGGGGTTGATCGGATCTGCGCAACGGCGCAATTTTATCGTGTCCGCACCGACCAATGCCGGGAAAACCCTGGTGGGTGACCTCGCCTGCCTGGACGCCCTAAGGCAGGGACAACGGGCGGTGCTGCTCGAGCCGCTGCGTGCCCTGGCGCAGGAGAAGCACGAGGAGTGGGTGGCCCGTATCACCCAGCTCCGCACCCTGCTCGGACGGGACATCCGTGTCACGCTGTCGACCGGCGATTACCGCCTGGAAGATGAGCACTTCACCGACCTGCCAGCGACCGGCGAACTCATCGTCGCCACCCCTGAGAAACTGGAGGCCTTACTGCGCCGTCCGGAGCATCAGGCGTGGTTTGAGGGCATCGGCGTGGTGGTGGTGGACGAGGCGCACCTGATTTCCAACCCCCGGCGCGGCCCGACACTGGAACTGCTGCTCAGCCGCCTGAAGGCCATGCCCTCGCCGCCACGGTTCGTGCTGCTGTCTGGAACGGTTGGCAACACCGATGCGGCGCAGGCTTGGCTGGCTCCCTGCGAAGTGGTGCGCGTCACGCAACGGACGTCACCGCTCTCCCTCAGCGTGCTACCCGTTCCGCCACTGCCCGAAGGGAAAGCAGATGACGTCGCCACCGAATGGCTCCAAACGCAACTGCTGGACCCGGCGCACCGGGCGCTCGTCTTTGTGTACCAGACCGCCTCGGCCGAGAAACTGGCGCGGCACCTGTGCACAGCCCTGGGAACAGAAGTGGCCTCGGCCTACCATGCCCGGCTGCCGAAGGTCCAGAGAGACGCGGTTCGGGCGGCTTTTCTGAGCGGCGAGACCCGGGTGGTGGTCAGCACCACTGCCCTCGCCATGGGGTTGAACCTGCCGTGCACCCATGTTCTGGTCCGTGATGCTGCGTTTCCTGGGGTCGGACGCGTGGAGGTGGATACCTTGCTTCAGATGCTCGGCCGGGCCGGACGTGGCCAGACGCCTGGAACTGGTGCAGTGGTGGTGAAGTCTACCGACGGCTGGGAGGCTGAAGAGCTTCGGCACGCGCTGCACCATCCGCAGTTCGCCGACTTGACGTCTGCGTTCGACCGACTGGATAACTCCGAACGCGGACCCGCAGAGCAGGTGGTCGCCACCTTGCTGGCGGCCCAGGTCAATCCAGTGCCGGCCGCCAACTTGGAAGATCTGCTGCGGCACTCGTTGGGTGGCCCCCGCTTGGCCGGGCAGGTGCGCGGCGCGCTCGCTTGGCTGGAACGCCAGAAGCTCGCCTACCGTGAATCTCCAATGCCAGGTGCCGTTGGTGGTCCGGTTCGCTTCGCCCTGACACTGCTCGGCAGACGGACCGTACGGGCCGTGGTGCCCCTCCCGTTTGCGGCGGGGTACGCCCAGCTGCTCCGGGACCTGATGTTGACCGAAGCGTCCGACGACCTGCTCGAGCACTGGCGTCCGATGGACACGCTTCTGCTACTCAATCTGCTGCATGAGCGTCCACCCAATCTCGGCTGGCGCTTCAGTGAGGCACTGGTTCAGAAGGTGGACAGCTGGTGTGAGGAATTCGGGGCCGACGCCCCCCTGCTTGCCCGCTACATGCGTGGCGCACCTGAAACCAGTCGGGCCGATGAACTCCTCGGTTCTTTGGGAATCGCCCCTGCAGGCAGGAAGGGAAAAGCCGAGGCCAGAAAACTCGCATATCTCGGTCTGGCCCGCGCGGCGGTCTTGTTCGAACGCTCCCGGGGCCGGGCGGTTGGAGATGTTGAGCTCCGCTGGAGCATCAAGAACCTGGCGGGCCTGGAGGAACGCTGGCGCGACGACCTGTTGTGGCTGCTTGGTGGTCTGGGCCACCTGCTGGATGTTCACTGCTTCTACTTCTATCTACGGGAACACTGTGCGGCCAACGACGCACGCGTACGCCGCGTGAAGGTGGCCCTGAAGCGTCAGAGACGGCAGACTTACGGGCTGATCGAGGGTCTGAAGCGCTGCTCGCCGCTGGGAGGTCTGCTCGACTTGATCCGCAAACAACAACTCGGACGCAAACCGAAGATCGGTCTGACCAGTCTGCGCAAACTCGAAGACGCGGGCGTAACTGATCTGAATGTCCTGATGGGACTCACTGCTGCCGATTTGCACGCCCTCGGGTTGCGCCGTGATTTTGCTCAGCAGGTGGTGCGTTTCCTTCAGCGCCGCCGGGCGGCTTAA